One genomic region from Glaciimonas sp. PAMC28666 encodes:
- a CDS encoding calcium-binding protein codes for MSIAYIVTKSGILIIDGSPAAIKAIAKGMGKDSLPVVEHLGKIVQTGDDAKTVSDTVLDTLRNSIGGDLTSQVKLVGSLGAGVAIGEAAAIGLGALATVVGLGVIAIPLGVAAGVAGGYWGSKYYEEAFDKFNKLGQEINDRFTHSRTYRYDPLVLDLDGDGIETVGSKNNVYFDNNNDGIKTATGWVGADDGLLVMDRNGNGVIDNGTELFGNSTQLDKGHTASDGFGALADLDSNHDGKIDKNDANWNQLKVWRDLNQDGISQANELFTLDQLGIASLNVNKKSHNQTLANGNQLADQGTYTKTDGSSGNMGDVNFEEDAFHREFTDEVVIADNVKDLPDMQGAGKVRDLREAASLSTSLQDVLAHYSAATTREEQRGLLDQMLSDWADTSGMTKTLQERAGSAYTVIWKSLGGQVITDDAAGRAIVAAWEKKLHILEAFNGQYYFSMQNLTGMGYNGFKMVEGKNGQPGTITISLYPEQVNSLNQAYDALQESIYGSLLLQTRFKSLIDQIELKVDADGMHLDYGALEKHFKAAIAADGIKGLYDLIDFNRAAGSAMHDFNWIGAELIGRGLSASDASPELQKLFAELKLALNKKGTQKSDLIIGGSGNDTLDGYAGNDVMLGGRGDDTLNGGEGDDTLSGNAGDDRLNGGEDNDTLLGGAGNDTLSGGAGSDILTGGKGDDTLEGGTGNDVLSGGEGNDTLSGDYGNDILDGGKGDDMLVGGEGKDVYRFSVGDGNDSINNYDYLTGRNDVIVFTDVNSDALNGLRRVKDDLIIDYGNGDSIKINNFYIYHYQINQFQFADGKTWNGIELLAAYPIVLTDGADSASFTGAPETIHAGAGNDYISGYAGDDVIDGAAGDDVLLGGEGNDVLDGGDGSDRLEGGTGNDVLNGGKGNDTLSGDYGNDILDGGKGDDRLIGGEGKDVYRFSVGDGNDSINNYDYLTGRNDVIVFTDVNSDALNGLRRVKDDLIIDYGNGDSIKINNFYIYHYQIDQFQFADGKTWNGIQLLAAYPIVLTDGADSASFTGASETIHAGAGNDYISGYAGDDVIDGAAGDDVLLGGEGNDVLDGGDGSDRLEGGTGNDVLNGGKGNDTLSGDYGNDILDGGKGDDRLIGGEGKDVYRFSVGDGNDSINNYDYLTGRNDVIVFTDVNSDALNGLRRVKDDLIIDYGNGDSIKINNFYIYHYQIDQFQFADGKTWNGIQLLAAYPIVLTDGADSASFTGASETIHAGAGNDYISGYAGDDVIDGAAGDDVLLGGEGNDVLDGGDGSDRLEGGTGNDVLNGGKGNDTLSGDYGNDILDGGKGDDRLIGGEGKDVYRFSVGDGNDSINNYDYLTGRNDVIVFTDVNSDALNGLRRVKDDLIIDYGNGDSIKINNFYIYHYQINQFQFADGKTWNGIQLLAAYPIVLTDDGKKNFTNASETIRAGMGEDVISGYGGDDVIYGGAGDDTLDGDWGNDKLFGGIGNDKLDGGSDDDLLDGGEGNDWLDGGSGDDVLDGGEGNDTLIGGGDNDILNGGKGDDKLIGGGGKDIYRFSVGDGNDTINNYDYVTGLADVIVFRDVNSDALNGLRRVKDGLIIDYGNGDSVTINNFYSYNYQINQFQFADGKLLTGTQLLSVYPIVLIGEGNYSFTNASETIYADTGDDVISGNGGDDTIDGGAGNDTLCGNVGNDFLSGGRGNDKLSGGSGNDVLDGGEGSDTLSGTDGNDILTGGKGEDKLNGGTGSDTYIFSRGDGCDTIDNYDYGTDFRGGGRIDVIKFTDVNSDALDGLRRVNSNLIIDYGNGDSITISNYFSSANYQINQFQFADGKTLTGSQLVSAYPIEPLDSARTLSAPLARESIYVDSTEGYYYGHDPIERTSARASNKALQGGDQRNPVDGAGHTKDTLTQEERVRCVELVFGKSGDKAELAAARYKNTVENWFTKTPFRLDPASTVDSENAGDVNSASPDKLHDKNSGPSRLGGAALQFDPARETPRGMDKWALSAVLLDLHLKSSDAAALGGDLVSHYARNSQGAGSPVTPATAMLATPDFGVVDHHRRG; via the coding sequence ATGAGTATTGCGTACATTGTTACTAAATCCGGTATTCTGATTATTGACGGTTCGCCTGCGGCGATCAAAGCCATTGCGAAGGGAATGGGAAAGGACTCCCTTCCTGTAGTTGAGCATTTAGGAAAAATTGTCCAAACAGGCGACGATGCCAAAACTGTTTCTGATACCGTTTTGGACACATTAAGAAATTCTATTGGTGGTGATTTAACAAGCCAGGTAAAACTTGTCGGTTCTTTGGGCGCTGGTGTTGCGATTGGCGAGGCAGCAGCTATTGGACTTGGGGCGCTTGCAACTGTGGTGGGTTTAGGAGTGATTGCAATACCCTTAGGAGTCGCAGCAGGTGTGGCTGGAGGTTATTGGGGATCAAAATATTACGAAGAGGCATTCGACAAATTCAATAAACTAGGCCAAGAAATCAATGACCGTTTCACCCACTCCCGCACCTACCGCTACGACCCCTTAGTCCTGGACCTCGACGGCGACGGCATCGAAACCGTGGGCAGCAAAAACAACGTCTACTTCGACAACAACAACGACGGTATTAAAACCGCGACAGGCTGGGTCGGCGCTGACGATGGCTTGCTCGTCATGGACCGCAACGGCAACGGCGTGATCGATAACGGAACGGAACTCTTCGGCAATTCCACCCAGCTCGACAAAGGCCACACCGCCAGCGATGGTTTCGGTGCGCTGGCTGATCTGGATTCCAACCACGATGGCAAGATCGATAAAAACGACGCCAACTGGAACCAGCTCAAAGTCTGGCGTGATCTCAATCAGGATGGCATATCTCAAGCCAATGAATTATTCACACTCGACCAACTCGGCATCGCCAGCCTCAACGTCAACAAAAAATCACATAACCAAACACTCGCCAATGGTAACCAGTTAGCCGACCAAGGTACGTACACAAAAACCGATGGTAGCAGCGGCAATATGGGTGACGTAAATTTTGAGGAAGACGCCTTCCATCGGGAGTTTACTGATGAAGTCGTGATTGCCGATAACGTCAAAGACCTGCCCGATATGCAAGGTGCAGGCAAAGTGCGCGACCTGCGCGAAGCCGCCAGCTTGTCGACATCACTGCAAGACGTCTTGGCACACTACAGCGCCGCCACCACACGAGAAGAACAGCGCGGCTTGCTGGATCAAATGCTGTCCGATTGGGCCGACACATCCGGCATGACTAAAACCCTGCAAGAACGCGCTGGCAGTGCTTACACCGTGATCTGGAAATCGTTAGGCGGTCAGGTCATCACCGACGACGCCGCCGGTCGCGCCATCGTTGCCGCGTGGGAAAAGAAGCTGCATATTCTGGAAGCGTTTAACGGGCAATATTATTTTTCGATGCAGAACCTGACCGGCATGGGTTACAACGGCTTCAAGATGGTCGAAGGCAAAAATGGTCAGCCTGGGACTATCACGATTAGTTTATATCCCGAACAGGTAAACAGTCTCAATCAAGCTTATGACGCATTGCAGGAATCGATCTACGGTTCGTTATTGTTGCAGACACGGTTTAAATCGTTGATTGATCAGATTGAATTGAAGGTGGATGCCGATGGGATGCATCTGGATTATGGTGCGCTGGAAAAACACTTCAAGGCAGCGATTGCGGCGGATGGCATAAAGGGGTTGTACGATTTGATCGATTTTAATCGGGCAGCCGGAAGTGCGATGCATGATTTTAACTGGATTGGAGCTGAGTTGATTGGGAGGGGGCTATCTGCATCGGATGCGTCACCCGAATTACAAAAGCTGTTTGCTGAATTAAAGCTTGCACTAAATAAAAAGGGAACACAAAAAAGCGATCTGATTATCGGCGGCTCTGGAAACGATACTTTGGATGGCTACGCGGGTAACGATGTCATGCTAGGAGGACGGGGTGACGATACGTTAAACGGCGGTGAGGGCGATGACACGCTAAGTGGTAATGCTGGTGACGATCGCCTCAACGGTGGGGAAGATAATGACACTTTACTAGGTGGCGCTGGCAACGATACGTTAAGCGGCGGCGCTGGAAGCGACATTCTGACCGGTGGCAAAGGTGACGATACGCTTGAGGGTGGAACGGGCAATGATGTCCTGAGCGGCGGTGAAGGAAACGATACGCTCAGCGGGGATTATGGTAATGATATTTTGGACGGTGGCAAAGGCGACGATATGCTGGTTGGCGGTGAAGGTAAAGATGTTTATCGGTTTAGTGTCGGAGATGGAAATGACTCGATCAATAACTATGATTACCTTACCGGTCGTAACGATGTGATCGTTTTTACGGATGTCAATTCCGATGCTTTAAACGGTTTGCGGCGGGTCAAGGACGACCTGATCATAGATTACGGCAACGGAGATAGCATCAAGATCAATAACTTTTATATCTATCACTATCAAATCAATCAGTTTCAGTTTGCTGATGGCAAGACGTGGAATGGCATAGAGTTGTTGGCGGCATATCCGATTGTGCTCACGGACGGTGCGGATAGCGCCAGTTTTACAGGCGCTCCAGAAACGATCCATGCCGGTGCCGGTAACGATTATATTAGTGGGTATGCCGGCGACGATGTGATCGATGGTGCTGCTGGTGACGATGTATTGTTGGGTGGCGAAGGTAACGATGTGCTGGATGGCGGAGATGGAAGTGATCGGCTTGAGGGCGGAACTGGCAATGATGTCCTGAACGGCGGTAAAGGAAACGATACGCTCAGCGGGGATTATGGTAATGATATTTTGGACGGTGGCAAAGGCGACGATAGGCTGATTGGCGGTGAAGGTAAAGATGTTTATCGGTTTAGTGTCGGAGATGGAAATGACTCGATCAATAACTATGATTACCTTACCGGTCGTAACGATGTGATCGTTTTTACGGATGTCAATTCCGATGCTTTAAACGGTTTGCGGCGGGTAAAGGACGACCTGATCATAGATTACGGCAACGGAGATAGCATCAAGATCAATAACTTTTATATCTATCACTATCAAATCGATCAGTTTCAGTTTGCTGATGGCAAGACGTGGAATGGCATACAGTTGTTGGCGGCATATCCGATTGTGCTCACGGACGGTGCGGATAGCGCCAGTTTTACAGGCGCTTCAGAAACGATCCATGCCGGTGCCGGTAACGATTATATTAGTGGGTATGCCGGTGACGATGTGATCGATGGTGCTGCTGGTGACGATGTATTGTTGGGTGGCGAAGGTAACGATGTGCTGGATGGCGGAGATGGAAGTGATCGGCTTGAGGGCGGAACTGGCAATGATGTCCTGAACGGCGGTAAAGGAAACGATACGCTCAGCGGGGATTATGGTAATGATATTTTGGACGGTGGCAAAGGCGACGATAGGCTGATTGGCGGTGAAGGTAAAGATGTTTATCGGTTTAGTGTCGGAGATGGAAATGACTCGATCAATAACTATGATTACCTTACCGGTCGTAACGATGTGATCGTTTTTACGGATGTCAATTCCGATGCTTTAAACGGCTTGCGGCGGGTCAAGGACGACCTGATCATAGATTACGGCAACGGAGATAGCATCAAGATCAATAACTTTTATATCTATCACTATCAAATCGATCAGTTTCAGTTTGCTGATGGCAAGACGTGGAATGGCATACAGTTGTTGGCGGCATATCCGATTGTGCTCACGGACGGTGCGGATAGCGCCAGTTTTACAGGCGCTTCAGAAACGATCCATGCCGGTGCCGGTAACGATTATATTAGTGGGTATGCCGGTGACGATGTGATCGATGGTGCTGCTGGTGACGATGTATTGTTGGGTGGCGAAGGTAACGATGTGCTGGATGGCGGAGATGGAAGTGATCGGCTTGAGGGCGGAACTGGCAATGATGTCCTGAACGGCGGTAAAGGAAACGATACGCTCAGCGGGGATTATGGTAATGATATTTTGGACGGTGGCAAAGGCGACGATAGGCTGATTGGCGGTGAAGGTAAAGATGTTTATCGGTTTAGTGTCGGAGATGGAAATGACTCGATCAATAACTATGATTACCTTACCGGTCGTAACGATGTGATCGTTTTTACGGATGTCAATTCCGATGCTTTAAACGGCTTGCGGCGGGTAAAGGACGACCTGATCATAGATTACGGCAACGGAGATAGCATCAAGATCAATAACTTTTATATCTATCACTATCAAATCAATCAGTTTCAGTTTGCTGATGGCAAGACGTGGAATGGCATACAGTTGTTGGCGGCATATCCGATTGTGCTGACAGATGACGGCAAGAAGAATTTTACGAATGCATCCGAAACTATCCGTGCCGGTATGGGCGAAGACGTCATTTCCGGCTATGGCGGTGATGATGTGATCTACGGCGGTGCGGGCGACGACACGCTGGATGGTGATTGGGGTAACGATAAATTGTTTGGCGGAATTGGCAACGACAAGCTGGACGGTGGCTCGGATGACGACTTGCTGGACGGTGGGGAGGGCAATGACTGGCTTGATGGTGGCTCCGGCGATGACGTGCTGGACGGCGGAGAAGGAAACGATACGTTAATTGGAGGCGGCGACAACGATATCCTTAATGGCGGTAAAGGCGACGACAAGCTAATTGGCGGTGGTGGTAAAGATATCTACCGATTTAGTGTCGGTGATGGTAATGATACGATCAATAACTATGATTACGTTACCGGTCTTGCCGATGTGATCGTCTTTAGGGATGTCAATTCTGATGCTTTAAACGGTCTGCGGCGGGTCAAGGACGGCCTGATCATAGATTACGGAAACGGGGACAGCGTCACGATCAATAATTTTTATAGCTATAACTATCAAATCAATCAGTTTCAGTTCGCCGATGGCAAGTTATTGACCGGAACCCAATTACTATCGGTTTATCCAATTGTACTGATAGGTGAGGGTAACTATAGTTTTACCAATGCATCGGAAACTATTTATGCCGATACGGGCGATGATGTTATTTCCGGCAATGGGGGTGATGACACTATCGATGGTGGTGCTGGTAACGATACCCTCTGCGGAAATGTCGGCAACGATTTTTTGTCGGGGGGGAGGGGAAATGATAAATTAAGCGGGGGAAGTGGGAACGACGTGTTGGACGGCGGGGAAGGAAGCGATACGTTAAGCGGGACCGATGGCAACGACATCTTAACCGGCGGAAAGGGTGAGGACAAACTAAATGGTGGTACTGGCAGCGATACCTACATCTTTAGTCGCGGCGACGGATGCGATACGATCGACAACTACGATTATGGCACTGATTTCCGTGGCGGCGGTCGCATTGACGTAATCAAATTCACAGACGTGAATTCCGATGCATTGGATGGATTACGACGCGTCAATAGCAACCTGATCATCGACTACGGCAACGGCGACAGCATCACGATTAGCAACTATTTTTCTAGCGCGAACTATCAAATCAATCAGTTTCAATTCGCCGACGGCAAGACATTAACCGGTAGCCAATTGGTATCTGCGTATCCAATTGAACCGTTAGACAGCGCACGCACGCTAAGCGCGCCGCTTGCTAGGGAATCAATCTACGTCGATTCGACGGAGGGGTATTACTACGGCCATGACCCTATCGAGCGAACTAGTGCTCGTGCCTCAAATAAAGCTCTGCAAGGCGGCGATCAACGCAATCCCGTGGATGGTGCCGGTCACACAAAGGACACACTGACGCAGGAGGAGCGGGTTCGCTGCGTTGAACTGGTTTTTGGTAAATCAGGCGACAAGGCAGAGCTTGCTGCGGCCCGATATAAAAACACCGTTGAGAATTGGTTCACTAAAACGCCTTTTCGGCTCGACCCAGCCTCGACGGTGGACAGTGAAAACGCGGGGGACGTTAATTCTGCGTCGCCGGATAAACTTCATGATAAGAACTCCGGGCCATCCCGGCTTGGTGGCGCTGCGCTCCAGTTTGATCCGGCGCGTGAAACGCCGCGGGGCATGGATAAGTGGGCTTTGTCGGCGGTGTTGCTGGATTTACATCTGAAGAGTAGCGATGCTGCTGCCCTTGGTGGGGATCTGGTGAGTCACTATGCCAGGAATAGTCAGGGCGCGGGTAGTCCGGTGACGCCAGCTACAGCAATGTTAGCGACGCCTGATTTCGGTGTCGTTGATCATCATCGGCGGGGTTAG
- a CDS encoding response regulator transcription factor gives MLHIIDDEEVIRDALSWLAQSRAIPALSYSSAQHFLASLDIATNEAAATEKSTNAAAAIGTASSGLHKSDAQTAEGDCLLVDVRMPGMSGVALFDILTAKKLTQRYPIIFLTGHGDVPMAVDTLKRGAFDFFEKPFNDNKLMDRVQEALFSSRAAIARSVIDARLANLSIRERAVLDLILIGKMNKVIADQLGISMRTVEVHRAHIFDKMHVKTAVELARLLN, from the coding sequence ATGCTGCATATCATTGACGACGAAGAAGTAATCCGCGACGCCTTAAGCTGGCTCGCGCAATCACGCGCCATTCCCGCCCTGAGTTATTCCAGCGCGCAACATTTTCTGGCATCACTTGATATCGCCACCAACGAAGCCGCCGCAACTGAAAAGTCAACCAATGCTGCGGCTGCGATCGGCACTGCGAGTTCCGGTTTGCATAAAAGTGACGCCCAGACCGCCGAAGGCGATTGCCTGTTAGTTGACGTTCGAATGCCTGGCATGAGCGGCGTTGCGTTATTCGACATATTGACTGCAAAAAAACTCACGCAACGTTATCCAATCATCTTTTTGACCGGCCACGGCGATGTTCCCATGGCAGTCGATACCCTCAAGCGCGGCGCATTCGATTTTTTCGAAAAGCCGTTCAATGACAATAAATTGATGGACCGGGTACAAGAAGCTCTGTTCTCTTCACGCGCAGCCATTGCACGAAGCGTCATTGACGCCCGCCTCGCCAACCTATCCATCCGAGAACGGGCAGTATTAGACCTGATACTCATCGGAAAAATGAACAAAGTCATCGCCGACCAGCTTGGCATCAGCATGCGCACAGTGGAAGTCCACCGCGCCCATATTTTTGACAAAATGCATGTGAAGACCGCGGTCGAATTAGCGCGACTGTTGAACTAA
- a CDS encoding PAS domain S-box protein, with translation MPNPLYKRLSNLPAAGPQRTWRWLIPIFLVLLFLAVLIWLPWQSRQMEANDRQDQLIADTLWVEQAITFQLNRDDESVRLIADEIIKHHLSVTQFPDRLQPLLKNSRELRGIAWLNAEDRVIAATDGLQSTNADYVAHAKKSATLVRDARIPQYTPPYKLIDTANAMYIDYSVPLFADQQYLGSLVSTYSVSGILDELVPWWFAQDNEISLTDVDEVTIAKRASGGRGHDVYTHRRPIDLPGLSLILRTNSVKSAPQFLPNLLVGSVIALSLGLVWSLLALWRDIHRRLAAENALRQEVVFRTAMENSLVTGLRARDLKGRVTYVNPAFCAMVGLSTDQLVGRLPPMPYWAPEALDEFQERFTKVLEGEATPQFETIFMRGNGERFPVMVFESALVDAQGQQTGWMGSILDISEPRRAEELNRKQQEKLESSARLASMGEIASTLAHELNQPLAAISSYTTGAINMLQAGTINTSQLKLALGKVNTQAQRAGQIIRSVHEFVKNRDPIREPLAVRTLVDNIMPLVELQAQSSQVNVRVEIAPALPWISADRMMLEQVLLNLTRNAIESMSDNISTRRILHIKAVSADLDTESPQVVISVIDQGHGIPAEVAARLFSPFYSTKAHGMGMGLKICRTAIEFHGGTLNFTDNEGGGSIFQFSLPANFSHSQR, from the coding sequence ATGCCAAACCCACTATATAAGCGTTTGTCGAACTTACCCGCAGCGGGGCCACAGCGCACCTGGCGCTGGCTGATACCAATTTTTCTGGTCTTGCTATTTTTGGCTGTTCTCATTTGGTTGCCTTGGCAATCGCGCCAAATGGAAGCCAATGACCGGCAAGACCAATTGATCGCCGATACGCTGTGGGTTGAACAAGCCATCACTTTTCAACTCAATCGCGATGACGAAAGCGTACGCCTGATCGCTGACGAGATCATCAAACATCATCTGTCGGTTACGCAATTTCCCGATCGTCTCCAGCCGCTTTTAAAAAATAGCCGCGAATTGCGCGGAATTGCGTGGCTGAATGCAGAAGATCGGGTGATCGCAGCGACCGACGGCTTGCAAAGCACCAACGCGGACTATGTAGCGCACGCAAAAAAGTCCGCAACACTCGTACGTGACGCCAGAATTCCACAATACACGCCGCCTTATAAGCTAATCGATACCGCTAATGCGATGTATATCGATTACAGCGTTCCCTTGTTTGCTGACCAGCAATATCTCGGCAGTCTGGTGAGCACCTACTCCGTCAGCGGCATTCTCGATGAGCTGGTGCCGTGGTGGTTTGCGCAAGATAACGAGATTTCTCTCACCGACGTGGACGAGGTCACCATCGCCAAACGCGCTTCTGGCGGTCGCGGCCATGACGTGTACACGCATCGTCGGCCCATCGATCTGCCGGGGTTATCACTAATACTCCGAACCAACAGCGTCAAAAGCGCGCCGCAATTTCTTCCCAATTTATTAGTCGGATCGGTTATCGCCTTATCTCTCGGACTGGTGTGGAGTTTGTTGGCGCTATGGCGAGACATTCACCGCCGACTAGCCGCAGAAAACGCGTTGCGCCAGGAAGTCGTCTTTCGCACGGCGATGGAAAATTCGCTCGTCACCGGCTTGCGCGCCCGCGATCTGAAAGGCCGCGTCACCTACGTTAACCCGGCATTCTGCGCGATGGTGGGCCTCAGTACGGATCAGCTGGTCGGCAGACTCCCGCCGATGCCCTACTGGGCACCGGAAGCACTGGACGAATTTCAGGAACGTTTTACTAAAGTGCTGGAAGGCGAGGCAACGCCACAGTTCGAAACCATCTTTATGCGTGGAAATGGGGAGCGGTTTCCAGTCATGGTGTTCGAATCAGCGCTGGTCGATGCGCAGGGCCAGCAAACAGGATGGATGGGATCAATACTGGATATTTCAGAACCGCGCCGCGCCGAAGAATTGAACCGGAAGCAGCAAGAGAAACTGGAGTCCAGCGCCCGTCTCGCTAGTATGGGGGAAATCGCCTCCACGCTCGCGCACGAATTAAACCAGCCGCTTGCCGCCATTTCCAGTTATACGACCGGTGCAATTAATATGCTGCAGGCCGGCACCATCAATACATCGCAATTAAAATTGGCCCTGGGGAAAGTCAACACGCAAGCGCAACGCGCCGGGCAAATCATCCGCAGCGTGCACGAGTTCGTCAAAAACCGCGATCCAATCCGCGAACCGCTCGCCGTCCGCACGCTGGTCGACAACATCATGCCGCTGGTCGAGTTACAAGCGCAGTCCTCGCAAGTGAATGTCCGGGTCGAGATTGCACCCGCATTGCCATGGATATCCGCCGACAGAATGATGCTGGAGCAAGTCCTGCTCAATTTAACCCGCAATGCCATCGAATCAATGTCAGATAACATTTCCACCCGCCGCATCCTGCACATCAAAGCCGTATCAGCCGATCTGGACACAGAATCGCCCCAGGTTGTGATCTCAGTCATCGACCAGGGCCATGGTATTCCGGCCGAGGTGGCGGCACGTTTGTTTTCCCCCTTTTACTCAACCAAAGCCCACGGCATGGGGATGGGCCTTAAAATTTGCCGCACCGCCATTGAATTCCATGGCGGCACGCTCAATTTCACCGACAACGAAGGTGGCGGTAGCATCTTCCAGTTTTCGCTCCCGGCCAATTTTTCGCATAGTCAGCGATGA
- a CDS encoding TRAP transporter substrate-binding protein — MRTVALGTALISAAFSMNGNALAQEPIVIKFSHVVASDAPKGEAAQRFKELAEKATNGRVRIELYANSVLYKDKEELEALQLGAVQMLAPSLAKFGPLGMKEFEVFDLPYIFSNLQAVHRVTQGPIGEKLFNKLESKGILGLAYWDNGFKVMSANKPLRVPADFNMLKMRIQSSKVLDVQMRALGANPQTLAFSDVVQALKTGVVDGTENPPSNLYTQKMYEVQKNITVSNHGYLGYAVIVNKKFWESLPWDVRAALRQAMAEATKYGNVRAQAENAAALVAMQKTGKTAIHYLNAKENREWRSALLPVQTQMEGRIGKDLINAVKKESASTDVN, encoded by the coding sequence ATGCGAACGGTGGCGTTGGGGACAGCATTGATTAGTGCCGCATTCTCGATGAATGGCAACGCCTTGGCGCAGGAGCCGATTGTCATTAAATTCAGCCACGTGGTTGCCAGTGACGCGCCCAAAGGTGAAGCGGCGCAACGTTTCAAGGAGCTGGCAGAAAAGGCAACCAACGGACGGGTAAGGATCGAATTATATGCGAACAGCGTATTGTATAAAGACAAAGAGGAACTTGAAGCGCTGCAGCTAGGTGCTGTTCAGATGCTGGCCCCTTCGCTGGCAAAATTCGGACCGCTGGGAATGAAGGAGTTTGAAGTCTTTGATTTACCCTATATTTTTTCTAACTTGCAGGCTGTGCATAGGGTTACGCAAGGCCCGATTGGGGAAAAGTTATTTAACAAGCTGGAATCTAAAGGCATCCTCGGCCTTGCTTATTGGGATAACGGTTTCAAGGTAATGTCAGCTAATAAACCGTTGCGTGTACCAGCTGACTTCAACATGCTGAAAATGCGGATTCAATCCTCGAAAGTCCTGGATGTCCAGATGCGCGCGCTGGGGGCTAATCCGCAGACACTGGCTTTTTCAGACGTGGTGCAGGCTTTGAAGACCGGCGTCGTCGACGGCACTGAAAATCCCCCGTCAAACTTGTACACGCAAAAAATGTACGAGGTCCAGAAAAATATTACCGTCTCAAATCATGGGTATCTGGGCTATGCGGTTATCGTCAATAAAAAGTTCTGGGAGAGCTTGCCCTGGGACGTCCGCGCCGCTTTAAGGCAGGCGATGGCGGAAGCAACAAAATACGGCAATGTTAGAGCACAGGCAGAAAATGCGGCGGCGCTGGTGGCGATGCAAAAAACGGGAAAAACCGCTATCCACTATCTCAACGCTAAGGAAAACAGAGAATGGCGCTCAGCGCTATTGCCAGTTCAAACGCAAATGGAAGGCAGAATTGGGAAGGATCTTATTAATGCAGTCAAAAAAGAATCGGCCTCCACTGATGTAAATTAG
- a CDS encoding methylated-DNA--[protein]-cysteine S-methyltransferase encodes MKDSFQSSTPQFASLGASALFSGIVKAPFGAVGIRTDAGTLRELVYLPKTFAEKAPIDALTERAAEQIIGYLRNPEFRFNLPLETVGTLFQRKVWAQIAAIPRGDVLTYGEVARLVQSAPRAVGQACGANWFPLVIPCHRVTAAGGLGGFSHEDAVDGFHVGVKRWLLTHEGVVNL; translated from the coding sequence ATGAAAGATAGCTTTCAGAGCTCAACGCCGCAGTTCGCCAGTTTGGGGGCTTCCGCACTCTTTTCTGGCATCGTCAAGGCACCATTTGGTGCAGTGGGTATCCGTACCGATGCCGGTACATTGCGGGAGTTGGTGTATCTTCCGAAGACATTTGCGGAGAAAGCACCGATTGATGCATTGACGGAACGGGCCGCGGAACAAATTATTGGCTATTTGCGTAACCCCGAGTTTCGATTCAATTTGCCGCTGGAAACCGTCGGAACCCTCTTTCAGCGTAAGGTATGGGCTCAGATCGCCGCGATTCCACGTGGCGACGTGTTGACCTATGGCGAGGTCGCGCGGCTGGTGCAATCAGCACCTCGCGCAGTAGGGCAAGCCTGTGGCGCTAATTGGTTTCCGCTGGTGATCCCGTGTCATCGCGTCACCGCTGCGGGCGGCCTTGGCGGGTTCTCGCATGAGGACGCCGTCGATGGCTTTCATGTCGGCGTAAAACGCTGGTTACTAACCCATGAAGGAGTTGTCAATCTGTGA